The genomic stretch ACGGATGAttcagaaaaaataatcaattcaACATTGATCCGGCTGAATAAGTACTTATTAACACCAAATAATGGTTCATTGAACataaataatcaaacaAGTAGACTTAGATTTCTTCAGTTTACTTCAGCTTATGGATTAGAAGATATTAGTGATCAGCAATTTGGACaagatttaaattatttagatGGAATCCCAAATGTAGGAGgtatttcttcatttgCTCAAGATTATGATCAGTGGATACCTTCTAATAATTTCGATTTTTATAATGGTTACGGATTTGACTTTTTGTTCATGGAATGAAAATAACGTCATCTTCTAAGTGAGATATCACTAACTATAGAATCATAGGTGTTTTTATAAGTTTTGAATTCTTCTCCTAAGCTTTCAGCTACTAATTCTGTAAATTCGgcaaataatttatctttatcTTTGGAATCCTCATCCATAATAAGTGCCAAAGCTTCCgttttattttcagaatGTTCAATAAACTTTATCATTTCCACTAATCTCGGGTTATTTCTTAAAAGAGATGAAAGTCTTTCGTTAGAATTCAATGCttctttttccttttcaGTCAAATCGAATTGCTCTGTTTCCTCAATAGCGCTTTCTAATTTCATTTCATTGcatatttcttcaaaattttgatcTGATTGAAGTGAGTCACTTATTTGATTACTTTTAAGGCTACATTCTTCTCTTGAGTGAATCTGAAAACATTCCAACGAACAAAATTTCCTTAAACAACacttaaatttatattttcctATGTTAACTCCACAAATCACACAAATTTTATCATTGATAAGAGATCCTGTCTCAGATCCTTCCATTTTACTCATTTTTATTGATGTTTATTaccatttttttaattataactAAAATGAAAAGTATCTTACCATctttattacaaatttttAGTTCGGCGGTTTggaaatcaaaatataattttgatttattgaTCCTAAATGTGTTTTATTCTTAACGAAAGATGTTAGTAATAAGGAATTATCCGAACCaaaaggaaataaatataaaagcAGTGATTTACTATcttatcaaaaattaaaataataaaatattacaagcctttttaatattcagGGTATTTTTACTTGATTAGCATGtaatttgcatgcaaactAATTagattttaatgaaattaaattatgattttagaaataaaacaagcaaaaaaataaattaaaactttAAGATTTTAACTTATTcgtattttatttgaaaaataaaaatgttttGAAGGCGCTGTAATATAATTCAGTTAAAATTAAAACTAAATGAATTTGTAAATAGGTTAATCAAAGAGATAAGATATGATTTTGGAGATTGCTCATAAATATGGGTGTTATAAAAAGAACTCAGGTATTGATTGTTGGGATGGGCCCCGTAGGTATGACATTAAGCAATTTGcttaatttatataaagtcgacaatattattgttgACAAATTGACACAATTTTCGCCTATTCCAAAAGCCCACTACATTTCAAATCGCTCAATGGAGATATTTAGATTCTGTAACAACTTAGATCAAGAAATATATAGGCTTCAACAACCTTTAGAATTTTGGAGAAGAATAACTTATCTAActtattttaataactGCAAATTTGGTATTTTAGGAACTAAAGATGAATTCAGTAATTATAAGACAATTAATGGTTACTACTTAGATTTGGATAGCCAATCAGGAGTGGCAAATTATGATCAAAGCAaactaaataatttattgtaCAAAAATTTGAAACAGTGTAAATATTCGCAGATAATGCTTGGAACATCTTGGAAAGGATATGAATTTGTTTCTAAAAGTGGAAAAGAAAAGGTAATTTCAAAGTTAGAgaaatcaaattcaaatttggaatttaCTATAGAGAGCGATTTTTTAGTGGGAGCGGATGGAGCAAAGAGCCAGGTAAGGAAagctttaaataaaaattttaaaggGCATGAATCTCTTCAAAAACttctaaatattaattttatctcAAAAGATTTGGCAAAAGTTTGTCTGGAACTCAAGcaagaaattattgatgagtgtaataatattaaattagttCCCACCACAAGTATGTTATACTTTATTCTAAATCCAAGTTTAATAGGCGTAATGGTACTTCACGATATTAGTCAAGGCAACTTCGTGATCCATATTCCTTTAGTTGGTTCAAGCTCCGAGAAATTTgatttagatttttttAAGCATATTTTCCCAAGTTTAATTAGCCAAGTATGCAAGAAAAACATTAATTTAGAGGTAAAATCTATTGAAACATGGAATATGTCAGCTCAAGTACTTGATTCGTTTGTTGATGAAAAAACAAATCGAATAGTTTTAATAGGAGATTCTGCTCATAGACTTCCCCCATCTGGAGGATTTGGGATGAATTTAGGAATTCAAGATTCCCTTAACTTAGCATGGAGATTAGcatttgtattaaaaaacaaatacgaagaagatattaaaaaacaaTTGAATGAGTTTAACATGGAGAGAATCCAACATGCGCAATATGCCTGTAATAACTCTATTCGGAATTTTTATAGGTCCCTATTTATTCCTAAAGCTATCGGATTGGACtggaaaataatatctaGTATGCAGAAGTTAATATCTAATGCCGATAAATATATTcctaataaaattttagaAGAGAAACCAGTCATGGATTACATTTATAAGTTAGGAATGTTTagattttcaaaaatactaaggaatgaaaataaaatggaAAAGATAAAGATGCTTATTCAGGTTAGTTTAGTACTCCAgctatattaatataaaacaCTTTTTTAGggatatattaattcaagGGAAAATTCTTTATCTATCAACTTCAAAGGTCTTGATCTTGCATATGCATATAACTTTAATGCAGGAAATACAAAAGCATCTTTTGTGGCTCCAAAATCGCCGTTTAATTATTCCCCAAATACTTTACTAGGAATGAGAATCCCTCATGAATatgtttattttcaaagCCTAGATAAAATATTCAGAATCTCAACAGTAGACATTCCAATTGTATTTTCAGAAAGAGAGCCAAAGAATGTAATACTGATGTTTAGTGAAAAAAGGTAagcaaaaaaaagtattacacaaaaattatttgactAAAAAATTAGTCTCGATAAAGTTAGAAAAACTTTTCCGAATCACGTTGTTGTATTTTGGACgttaaaaaatgaaatcaATCAAAGTCAATCAAAAATTTACACAAATCTAGAAATTTTGCCAACtggaaaaattaataaaatttggaCCTCAAAGCAGGTtagagaaaaatatttggagaaattgaataatataaacaaaaattctataataaaaaattatcgagaactaaatttaaaagatttagataatttattttttgaaattagaCCAGATGGtcatataaaaaatataggATGCTAAGCTTCAACATTCTTAGGAGGCATTTTTTTTAGCAaacttaatatttcattacCAAGTGTGAGTGATTTTTGAAGCGCAATATTAAGATCTCCTTTACTATTAGTTTCCATCCAACCAGTTTTAAAAATAGGACAGGgaaaacaattattttcaaatgaataatctttatttccattaaaaatataatcatATTTTGGTTTGAATCCCAATGATGTGATCAATAATTGGCAAggtaaataatatttctccTTCTCATTTAACTTTGTTTTATCAGTAATTGGTTTAGAATCACGAATATTTCTCGCTAATTCTATTCCTTTGATAAACGggattgatttttttttcacaTTATTCTCTGGAATATTGACTTCTTcagttttaatatttacaGTAGAGAAGAGGTTTTTAAAATGTATGTTTATTGTTTTATCATTATGGAATATGTTATCATTATTGGCTATGTATTCTTGGTGATTATTAACCATTTCCTGAAATATAGacttcattttcaaaaatcttctttttatttctgGTCCGCTTCTTTCTAATTCGAATAAGCTAGTTCGGTCCTGTGAAAGCTCAAAATCTTCTTGAGACATCATTACTCTGATATTCATTCCATTAGTAGAATTGTATTTTGATTTCCTAGACTTATCAATAAATTCCTTTAATAATGGATATTTAAAGGAATTTTGAATCCAACCTCTCCgtccaataataaatatgttTTTGAACAAAGGTCGATAGATATCGGAGTTTGAATATTTAGATGATGTgtcaattaaatttaaataatcaggattcaaatatttgttttttgaAAGTTGTTCATGGGTATAGAAAGATAAAAGTCTAGTAATATCCAATGAAACATTGCCATTTCCAATGATAACCGCATTCCTCTCACTGGagtttaatatataatttctaAGTATATCAGAACCATATCCATATTTAAAGTCTTCATTTTCGTTTTTAAATGGGACGCTAATTTCAGTAGAAGATAAAGGACtcttatattcaaaaaattgattgtttttttttttaaggtAATTCAACTCTATATCCATATCAATTCTCTCATTATCAAtaagtttattattgatCGAATTAGAGTGTTCATTTTTTGTTGGATATAGCATTTTTTTAAACATTGGGTGgctattataataaaacaCCCAATCTCTAGAAGAAAATACTCCTCCTATAATTTTATTCTGTAATTCATTATTCATATATTTCACTGGAAGAGTATGGAAACTTTGTAATCCACCAACTGCTAAAACCACTACATCGTATTTCCTctttaattcttctaatttAACATCATATCCCAAAGTCACATTTCCAtagaatttaatatcatcagaatattttttaaaaagagAGTTATCAATACTAGAAATCGATTTTTTTAGATCATGTCTATCTGGTGCAATTCCATATCTGAGTAGCCCAAATGGTTTATCTAAGGAATCTAATAAATCTATTTTGATTGCAATGTTTTCCTTTTTTGATCTTGCCAGCAAATATTTGGCCAAGTAACAACCTGATGGGCCTGCACCAACAATACATAACTTATATATTGGCTTGTAAGGTCTCATTTTTATAAATGATCCaaaaacaaattcaaattcatttcctagatttaatataattattacaaCTACTTCACTAATCAAATCAAAAAGCAAACATATATTTCTGAAAGattaacaaaattaattagtgATGAAGTTGTCgatatattttgaatttttatgTTTAGAATGAAGTTAGAAAATTTGTTAGATTGGAAAACTGCATATTCCCCACATACCGCCTAAATTTCAACATTTTTTAGTgtttcttttaaaaattcagAGTATGAAATGACACTAAATCTAAAATTTGGGTAATCTTTTAGAACTTCCATTGCATCAATAGCAGAATTTTCTCCACCGCAAAGAGCTATGCAACTTGAAGGCATCATATTTGTGGTATTAGGTAAGAAATGTTTAAGGTACTTGATTGAAACTCTTTTTATATCTTCAACTGTAACTTCagatattttctttataataaaaCTGTCAAACTTTGGAGAAATACCAACATTAAGATCAAAATTTAGCTGTTTTGCCCaagaattgaattttttgtgctttgaaataaatttataagCAGCGATCCTTTTTGCTTCATCAAGATCTAGACTGTTATAAAAGCTTTCATAGTAATTAGGTAATTTGTTAGTTTTCTTAATCTCTTCATAAACCTCATTTTCATCCATTGATAACTCTCTGAAAATTTCCCAAGTCTTGATTAAAGACTGACCAATTGATGTTGATTCATACACACAATTTGAAAACTGACCAGTAGTCATACAAAGATCCAAACTTCCACTATATGCTAAACCACTGCCCCTAATTGAATCAAAGAGTAGTGAGCAAGGATCCCAAAGATAGTTTGAAAGTACGAGAAGAGCTGGAACATCTGGATTGAAAAAATGAGATCCTTTTGGGAAGAAAGTACCAAATGTATTTAAATTGATTGACTGAATAAAGCACGCTGTATTTGAGCTTGGAACCTTTAGGTAAATTGAATAGCCATATTTTTCAGGTATTCTAAATTTTTGTGAGCTGTTTGAATTAAAGTCTATACCTAGATCCAATGGGAGTGCTCTTGAAAGTATTTCCCATGGAAGTAAATTTATGTTGGGGGTGTTCTGTATTTGGTTATTAATTAAGTATTGGCTTTTGTAGTTTTTATTgatagaaaaatatttaaataaatttattttgttgGCCTCCTCTTTTCCAATAACAAATAACGAAAACTTTGTGTTACTAGCTGGAATAACTTCTGATTTCCCAAGAGCGAATGGTCTAATAAGAACTGAATGAAGCCTTTCTAGTTCAACCAAGTAATTTTTTGGTTCTTTTATCAATCTTTTGGAAATATGATCAAAGtttggaatatttgaaatattaaaaattgattGATCGCAGAAACAAAGAGAGTTCGAAACAGAAGTAATTAAACCTTCTTCACTCAATTTTAGTTCGCTGATTGTTCCTTTGATAGTTCTGGCTATTGTAGAAATTCTTTCAGCATTCAATCTCATGCCACAAATTCCACtcataattaatattgaggAAAACTCAGTATATTCTATTGGGGTTGTCCAATTTACTTTAATTTGGTTTGGAATTGTATTAGAATCCAAAATCCATCCATCGCTGAATTCTGCATAGTAATCGATACAAAAAGTATTTAAAAGTTTATCAAAATCATCGAAGTTAATTAGTTCTCCGTCTGACCAATTAACATCAGGTAGGAAGACTTTTGACTCTctcaattttgaatatttttcagaaatttgTGGGccaattaaatttataacTTTAACAGAtgtttgaaataataattctacTAGAAGGGATGAAAGTAGTTTTTCAGTGTTAGATAGATTTTCGTTCAAATTAATCCTCAGTTGTGCGTGTACAAACTCAGTATTTGAgttttctaaaaaaaagtacAAACAATTATCTATTGTTTGTGATTCTAAGTCATGGTCCATATTTaactttttaaatattatgtCGCTCCCTTCATTAATCTCTGCTAGTTTGGCTTCTGAGTAATTCACATTTGTGGTAATATTTGCTTTATTAAGACCAATACAGTTTAAATCGaaagatatattaaaattattaagtaTTTCGAGACTAATAGCACgttttttattatttattatggACTCCTCCAACTTCGCCTTACAAATCTGAAAAAAACGTTTACCTTTCTTActtattctttcttttctttcttcctTGAATCTCTTTGTCATttcttttgataattttttgcTTGGAACAAATTCAAGTATGttcattttttgtaaaCAAAAGGCTTTGTTAAAAAGCGTTTTCCAATATTCTAATCCCTCtgaaagtaattttttgaGAATAAAATGCAGATTACAGTATTCGGTGAGATCAtccatattattaattccatAGTTAATAAAACCAGATAGCTGGTTAAATACTGTATCAATTGTCTTATTTTCCAATGAAACAAGGTGTCCGTAGTATAGACCTTCTATCTTACATTTTAAGtcattaatatcaaaacTTCGTTCACCATTGTGGAATTCAGAAATTATTCTCTTAAATAAATCCACTATCTTATTAATCTTTGTTGTTTCTACCCCATGAAGTAAAATTTGGTGGTACCTATTTTTTTCGCAAACATTTGACATGTCTACATCTGAGCAGTAAGATTTACCTTCTACGAGTTCTTTCATCAATGGGGAGTCGTTTCCAATACATAAATAATGCAATAATACGGTAATTGATAACATTTCTTTAAAGTTCGAAAATGCTCCAAATCTCCATGAAAAACTAATGGTACTTAAATCCTCTTCTTCGCTAGGGAATGGGATCTCTAGATGCCATGGAAAAGATTgttcttttaaattttcattaaaacaaagctttttatttaatggTCTTTGGTTTATTGGGGAATCTGAAATTCGAATTTTCTTACAGGTTTTATGATCATTAACAAGTTCTGCTTCGCTAATAAATTTCCCAATTgttccaaaaatattatttatattaatactttcATTCCCATGTATGAAGATTAACATATTATCCAAACTATAAAAGTTTGCATGAAATTCCTTTAGTTCATCTAATGAAAGTTTTTGAAGTCCAGTTGTTCGACCAGTGCATGAAAATACACTAGATTGGCTTCCATCATATTTTTCAGTGATTTCATCGTAAAGCTCCCATGTAGAGTGAAgcttgattttttttttctcagTAGGGCTCTCACATAAAGTATGAAACTTAGAAAGAGTTGTGACAACCTCATCATAGTTTCTCTCGAAAGAAGAAACTTCTGAATAAACTACTCCATGGTACTCtgcattttcatttaaatgTACGATCTCTGTAAGAAATGATTCTTCCGACAAAATTGGATGAAATAAATGATCTAGCCAAACTTCCAACATTCGTAAAAGGCTCCATTCTGTTGTacattcaaattcaaatgtaGTCGAATCATCTATAGTGAAAGCATTTGTGTATGGACAACACAGTCTGTTAGAGATCTTATCAATGCTATCATTATATGGAAAGCGTTTGCTACCATTAAAAATGACATGCTCTAGCGCATGCGGTATCCCTTTATTGTTGTTTGGCACAGTTGTAAAACTTAATTTACAGTGAGTAAAAGATGGCCCACAAATAGTAAAAGTCTTCATGAATGCTACAATGACTCCCTTTTGGTGCTGGTAGAGTTCCAATATTCCAACATTTGAGACTTTGATcgatttaataaaagagaAGTTATATTTTGTTTCATCTCGAATAAATTCCTCTTTATTTAGGTCTCCAAGtttaactttaaataaattagcCACTTCATTCATcgattattattaaactaCAAGAATTTAGGAATAAACTCAAGCAAcaaaaatagtaattttcAAGTCTGTCAAATTGAAATGTGGCGCCTATTAGTTTGGATAAAATACATATTAACGAGTAGATAACAGTGCTGTGAGTAAAtagagaattaaataaacatatttaaaagtttCAAACGATGTAGAAAAGGCGCACCTGTTTATCACACAGTATTTGCAGCATAACCAAAGAATACCGTCGTAGAATAAATGACGGTAGAAAGTGCTAGGAATTCAAAGAGAAAGGGTGCCAATACTAATTTTAGAGACGGGGAACTTGTTGGAGAGAATAAAAAGAGAAGATGCTCTCATTCCTCATCAAGCAAGAATTCTAATTTGCAATCTAAAAGAAGGGTTCAGTCAAGATCAAGGAAAAATGAAAGCTGCATGAATGTTTTTGTTCAAGCCGATGACAATAATGAAACTGAATTAGTTAAACTGAATACAATAGagataaaaaatttaaaggATGGGTTTAAATATGTAGGTTATAGATGTAGAGTTGCTGTATCCAGACAAAAAACGAAGGAATTAAAAAACAACTCTCCTAATGCATTCAACTGGGTGGAGggaataattaaattttgggATCCAAAATTTAAGTTATTCTTTATACACTTTTTGCTTTCACcttcaataaattcattCAGAAACATTAACAATACTCCCAAACATGAATGGAAATACTTGGCTactcaaaataattctcCCCCAGCAAATACTGATATAAGAAATCTTGTACTTTCACCTTTTGCAATTGATAGAGGCTGGTTTGATCCAAATCCAATAACTATGAAATTATATGGGAGTCTTCCTTTAAAAGATATCTCTTCTATTTCATTTCAAGACAAAGCGGAACTAACTAAATCTGAAAAATTTTCCAGCGAAGTCTGCACAAGATGTAAATTACCAATAGTTGAGGAAGAAGTAATTTACTCATGTGAGCTTTGTTCCAGGAAGTTTCATCAAAATTGTGTAAATATGAGCAATACAAGTATACAGGATCTAAAAGATTCAGATATTACTACATTGAGACAATACAACTCCCCAAATAACTTGgaattgttattaattGCAAATGAGCATAACCAATATATCCGTGAAAGAAAAAGACTTTGGAAGCGTAATTATAATGTATCTCACGATTCTGAAGGAAATTTAAGTTTATATAACAAGTGTTTTAATGATGGGCAACTTCCATATGATCTCGTTGACGTAGAAGAACTGGAGAGAGCTCTGCCAAATgaagtaaaaaaaatcattttggaaaattataatatgtCTCATACTGGTATAAGAAAATTACTCTCCAAATTGCCCGATAAAATGGGTTCTATAATTGGTGATCATCAAGTTAAGCTTTTGTGCAGGAATTACAGATATaacaaaagaaataagTCAATTATGCTCACACAGTCATATAAGGAAGAAGACTATTCAAGTACAATCACATCATTGGAATCGACACCTTCAAAAATTTGTTCGAGAAACGAGCCTAGTGTTCAAAAAAGTGATTTAATTGATGatattgattcaaaatCGGTTTTTAATAAGGGCGAATATAATTCCGAATCATCTTTTATTGAAACTATGGAATTGGAAAAAACTGATTTCacaaaagatgaaaataatccTATTCAAATATCTATAGACGATGCAAAAGACGAGCAGCTAAAAACAAATGAGTACAAATATAGATGTAAGGACTGTATACCCTGTATTTATTGTAAAGAGCCACTATTGCGCATTCCGGTGATTCTTAAACCAAACGAATTACCAAATAGATCGTTGGTATATTCACAAATTCCTACAAAGTTGGAGGAATTTGTTGTTTGTGGAACTTGTGGGATTTGTTACCATGGTAGCTGCGGAAATTCTTTTGTTCCACCATTGTTATTTGgtggaaataatttcaattgtTCCAATTGTTGTAAGTGTATACACTGCGGATATAGAGATAATGGTTTCATGGATTATGCTTCTTGGGACTCAACCTTTTCGAGCTGTATTAGGTGCTGTAAAGGTTTTGAAAGGGGGCAATTCTGTTCAATTTGCAGAAAAATATGGACATCTTCATGGGAAGGAGAATGGCTCCAATGCGACATTTGCAAGTTTTGGGTCCACTATGATTGCGATAAGGATTTAAATGAGCCAATAGAATTCTATTCAAATGTTAAAAACCTTTATAACTGTCCAGCATGTAGAAGCAATGATAACTCAGTTAAATATCAAAGGATTCTGGatcattttatttgtttggACAAAAACAAAGACTTTGCCTCAACTCCTCTTCCTTCATACcaaaattattggaaagTGGTAAAAATTCCAATGGATATTATGACGGTCACAAACAATTTAGAAAGTAAAAAGTATGATTCAGATgaatattcatttattaGGGATATATTCAGAATAATATACAATGCCCAAATATCTCATATGCCTAACCATAGGATTTTCAAACTTGCagcaaatattttaaagaaaataaccCATTTATTTAAGCTCTTATTTGGGGAAAATTTATTGTTGAGATTTTTCAACgttataaaaaaagaggaaTCTTCGATGTCAATTTTGGTAGAACAAATAGATACTAATGATCTTAGAAGTAAAATAGGCgatgaaatatttgaaaatacaaattcaaatataaatgtTAAGCTTTCCCAAGATTATAGAGCTAACAATTTATCATGTGAGAACAACGTTGAAAATGAGCTCGCTATTGATCTAGCCGAAGCTGTGTTAAATCATACAAAGCTGAACTTAGATATTAGCGGTAACTTGAGAAATACAATATCCAGAAAGCAATTTTCATGCTTAAAGGGCGATAATAATCTGAATTCAGTATTTGGAAAGCTCTTTGCTGAATTTAAGAAGTGCACAATTTGCCAACAAAAAAGTGATGAACTCCTTCATTGCTTAAAATGCGGAGTAAATATCCACTCTAAGTGTTCAGAAGTAGTAAATGGTTCATTTGTTTGCAACTCATGTACAGCTTGTCATATTTGTTCTGAGCTAATGGCTGATTCAAGTATACCAGTTATTTCATGTTATACATGCAATAAAAGAGTACATTATACATGTATTTGGCAGGATTATGAGAGGTTTATAGAgcaatcaaaatattcagaCATACCTTCAAGgaataagaaaagaaatgaaGGTGGGTATAATTTTGCTAATTTATCCGGAAATTTGAAAGATAATAGGGATTATATCTGTCTTTggaaaattatttcttccaCTGCATCTCCAAACAAATCTAAAGTTTTGATTAATTCTCCGCTTACAGCAGTTTTTGGCAAAGGgtattatcaatatttgatcAATGAGATTTATTTATGCACAGAATGCTTTGAAGCAAAGAGATATTTACATTCGAATCTGTTTATGCAGAAGTACGCAAATGAATACAACAGATTCTTATTTACTAAGGTGGTAGAGTTCCAAAAGTTGATTGACGAAATCATTACAAAAgatttttcagaaatatattttagTGAGGGAacaaaagaaagagaaataaataaaattttagaGACAATTTCAAGGGTAGAGTTGAAGCCTTTTGATATGTCTttcaaagaagaaaatattatcatttgtAATTTATGCTCTGATCGCTTTTATTGCAAAGATTTTGAGGATCTAGTTGAAATTGCGAATGATAACGCTATTTGTTCGGTTTCCCTCAATTACATTTGTAATAACTGTAATAAATTGTCAAATaagatttcaaaaaatcaatACTATAAGAAAAATGTTGAATTACCACAAGCAAACATTATTACAATGGCACAAGAAAGCTTGAAAGAACCAACATATCCAAACAGTAATTTTCCTTTGATTTTAAATACATTGATTTCTGCATCACAATTCAGAGTAACTTTATCTAAGGACGTTGATCTACTTCTAAGAGTCATTTTGAGCCCTTTTCTTGATCAATCAATCTCAGTTATAAAGAAGTATGAATTGTACttagaaattgataaagaaaatattagaagCGACATAATTAATAAGTATTTCAATTCTGTATATTTTgcaagaataataaaacagACTTTACAATCTTCTTTATTACAATGGTTTCTGTTTTATATCCACCAAAATGgcttatttgatttttccAACTTGAGAAAAGACTATCTTCAACACTTTTACAAACAAAATAATGTAAGCTTGGATGATTTGATTCAAAACAACACTATATCCGTAATTATTGCCTCTATTGAAAAGATGGTCCTTTCTAACGACTTGAATAGTAAAACTaaccaaaataaattgattaaaaataatctgTACGATCCAGATTACTTGTCTTTTCTAGgattatattcaaatttattatttccagcAAGTAATTTTCAGATGTTTGGATTAGGGAACTTAAACTTGATGAATTACCAAGCTATAATTGATACAAAAATGTAccttgaaattaatgattcttttaaagaatatgtATTGAATTACCAAAACTCGCAAAGAAATTCT from Cryptosporidium parvum Iowa II chromosome 8, whole genome shotgun sequence encodes the following:
- a CDS encoding phenol 2-monooxygenase like FAD dependent oxidoreductase of plant origin in apicomplexans, which translates into the protein FWRLLINMGVIKRTQVLIVGMGPVGMTLSNLLNLYKVDNIIVDKLTQFSPIPKAHYISNRSMEIFRFCNNLDQEIYRLQQPLEFWRRITYLTYFNNCKFGILGTKDEFSNYKTINGYYLDLDSQSGVANYDQSKLNNLLYKNLKQCKYSQIMLGTSWKGYEFVSKSGKEKVISKLEKSNSNLEFTIESDFLVGADGAKSQVRKALNKNFKGHESLQKLLNINFISKDLAKVCLELKQEIIDECNNIKLVPTTSMLYFILNPSLIGVMVLHDISQGNFVIHIPLVGSSSEKFDLDFFKHIFPSLISQVCKKNINLEVKSIETWNMSAQVLDSFVDEKTNRIVLIGDSAHRLPPSGGFGMNLGIQDSLNLAWRLAFVLKNKYEEDIKKQLNEFNMERIQHAQYACNNSIRNFYRSLFIPKAIGLDWKIISSMQKLISNADKYIPNKILEEKPVMDYIYKLGMFRFSKILRNENKMEKIKMLIQVSLVLQLY
- a CDS encoding insulinase like metalloprotease, with the protein product MNEVANLFKVKLGDLNKEEFIRDETKYNFSFIKSIKVSNVGILELYQHQKGVIVAFMKTFTICGPSFTHCKLSFTTVPNNNKGIPHALEHVIFNGSKRFPYNDSIDKISNRLCCPYTNAFTIDDSTTFEFECTTEWSLLRMLEVWLDHLFHPILSEESFLTEIVHLNENAEYHGVVYSEVSSFERNYDEVVTTLSKFHTLCESPTEKKKIKLHSTWELYDEITEKYDGSQSSVFSCTGRTTGLQKLSLDELKEFHANFYSLDNMLIFIHGNESININNIFGTIGKFISEAELVNDHKTCKKIRISDSPINQRPLNKKLCFNENLKEQSFPWHLEIPFPSEEEDLSTISFSWRFGAFSNFKEMLSITVLLHYLCIGNDSPLMKELVEGKSYCSDVDMSNVCEKNRYHQILLHGVETTKINKIVDLFKRIISEFHNGERSFDINDLKCKIEGLYYGHLVSLENKTIDTVFNQLSGFINYGINNMDDLTEYCNLHFILKKLLSEGLEYWKTLFNKAFCLQKMNILEFVPSKKLSKEMTKRFKEERKERISKKGKRFFQICKAKLEESIINNKKRAISLEILNNFNISFDLNCIGLNKANITTNVNYSEAKLAEINEGSDIIFKKLNMDHDLESQTIDNCLYFFLENSNTEFVHAQLRINLNENLSNTEKLLSSLLVELLFQTSVKVINLIGPQISEKYSKLRESKVFLPDVNWSDGELINFDDFDKLLNTFCIDYYAEFSDGWILDSNTIPNQIKVNWTTPIEYTEFSSILIMSGICGMRLNAERISTIARTIKGTISELKLSEEGLITSVSNSLCFCDQSIFNISNIPNFDHISKRLIKEPKNYLVELERLHSVLIRPFALGKSEVIPASNTKFSLFVIGKEEANKINLFKYFSINKNYKSQYLINNQIQNTPNINLLPWEILSRALPLDLGIDFNSNSSQKFRIPEKYGYSIYLKVPSSNTACFIQSINLNTFGTFFPKGSHFFNPDVPALLVLSNYLWDPCSLLFDSIRGSGLAYSGSLDLCMTTGQFSNCVYESTSIGQSLIKTWEIFRELSMDENEVYEEIKKTNKLPNYYESFYNSLDLDEAKRIAAYKFISKHKKFNSWAKQLNFDLNVGISPKFDSFIIKKISEVTVEDIKRVSIKYLKHFLPNTTNMMPSSCIALCGGENSAIDAMEVLKDYPNFRFSVISYSEFLKETLKNVEI
- a CDS encoding NADPH:ferredoxin--NADP+ reductase with a rossman fold nucleotide binding domain and a 2Fe-2S ferredoxin domain, with translation SFRNICLLFDLISEVVVIIILNLGNEFEFVFGSFIKMRPYKPIYKLCIVGAGPSGCYLAKYLLARSKKENIAIKIDLLDSLDKPFGLLRYGIAPDRHDLKKSISSIDNSLFKKYSDDIKFYGNVTLGYDVKLEELKRKYDVVVLAVGGLQSFHTLPVKYMNNELQNKIIGGVFSSRDWVFYYNSHPMFKKMLYPTKNEHSNSINNKLIDNERIDMDIELNYLKKKNNQFFEYKSPLSSTEISVPFKNENEDFKYGYGSDILRNYILNSSERNAVIIGNGNVSLDITRLLSFYTHEQLSKNKYLNPDYLNLIDTSSKYSNSDIYRPLFKNIFIIGRRGWIQNSFKYPLLKEFIDKSRKSKYNSTNGMNIRVMMSQEDFELSQDRTSLFELERSGPEIKRRFLKMKSIFQEMVNNHQEYIANNDNIFHNDKTINIHFKNLFSTVNIKTEEVNIPENNVKKKSIPFIKGIELARNIRDSKPITDKTKLNEKEKYYLPCQLLITSLGFKPKYDYIFNGNKDYSFENNCFPCPIFKTGWMETNSKGDLNIALQKSLTLGNEILSLLKKMPPKNVEA